From the Rhizobium sp. ARZ01 genome, the window CTTCGATTGGGCCGAAGGTATCGGTTTCCGTGCGCGTAGATGTCATATCGCTTCCCGCTTTGTGGCCATGCGTTCTCAATGCGACCGCGGGCCGCCGCATGGAGGCGGCGCGGCCGGACGGTGCGGGCAGGAAGCCGGCGCCGTGCTGGAAATCCGGCGTCTTACTGACCCATAAGGTCAACGCTTGTAAAGGGGCGGGTGGGTGCCGGTCGACAGACTTTAGGCTAAAATCGATTAGGTCGGTGTCCGGCGATGATTGGGCGCTCCGAGTCGGCAGCAAGGCCCTTGGTACGAAGCTGTGGCCGTCCGGTGACAGGCGGTCAAATTCGAGCGTTGGCCAACGACCGATGCACAGTCGATTGATCTTGACGTCGCTTGGCGCTCGTAAATTTTCTCTTTCGTTTCAAATTTTTGCCAAGACTTGCACGTATTGGCTGCAGTGGCGGAGCAGGAGAAGGAACTGCGGGGATGGAGTGCGCGTTTCCTTTTCATTCACCATCCCGTCCTATAGTTTCCGGGCTCGCATGTTCGGGTAGAGACCAGTTCGCCGCCGCAATCGGTGGTACATCGGGAATGAAGCAGATATGACGTTCAGAAAGTCCGCGGCGCTCACTGCGCTCCTGGTAACCTGCGCTTTTGTAACGGTCGACGTGGCACCCGCGCGCGCCGAAGCGCCGAACCTGCTGCAGTTGCTTTTCGGCAAGCGCAAGCGGCAGGAGCCGGTCGCGATGCCTGGGGTAGGCTCCGCCATGCAGGCGATGCCGATGATCAGGAACGAGGCAAAGCCCGCCCCTCTGCCGCGTGTCACCGGGCCGACCTATTACACCTATAAGGCCGAGCCGCTGAAGCCGATCGCGATGTCCAGTCTCGCCGATCCCGTCGTGACCGGATCGATCGACGATCACGGCCTGCCGCCGATACAACGCTCGCCAGAGGGAGAGATTCGGCGCGAGTTCGCTTCGGTCAGCGCAATGGCGCCGCCGGAAAGCGGTAAGGCGGTGGAAAATTACTATAGCCACAATACAGCTCTCATCTGGGTGTCCGGCAGTCAGATCAGCGAGCGGGCCCGGGCAGCGCTGTCGGTGCTCGCTGACGCGGAGACGGTCGGGCTTAATTCCCAGGACTATGCAGTGGATGTGCCGTCCGTTGTATTCGACAGCGGCAACATGCAGGCGCGCTACCAGGAACTTGCTGAGTTCGAGGTCGATCTTTCCGCAGCCGTCGCCACCTATATTCTCGACACCGTTCGCGGGCGCATCAATCCGAACCGGATTTCCGGCTATCACGACTTCGTTCGCAAGGAGGTCAATCTCGTTGCCGCACTGAAGAACGTTTCGCGGAGTCCTGATGTTGCGGCCTATCTGACAAGCCGTGCGCCATCCGGCAGCCATTTCAAGGCTCTGGTTGCAGAGTTGAAGGCGCTGCAGGCAGATAACGACGCCACCGATCCGGTGGTGATTGCCGCCGGCACGCTGCTCAAGCCGGGCGAAAGCAATCCCGAACTCGCCAGCATCGTCAAAGGCGTGGTGCAGCATGGGTCCGATGCTCTGAGGACCGAGCATGCTGCGACGATTGCGGCTTATCAGGCAACGCCGGACTATGCTCCGGAGCTCGTTGCACTCGTGGAGTCCTTCCAAAAGGAGAGGGGCCTGAAGCCGGACGGGGTGGTCGGTCAGGCGACGATCCGGCATCTGACGGGCGGGGATAGTGTCGCCGACAAGATCTTCAAGGTCCAGGTGGCGATGGAACAGGCCCGCTGGCTGCCGGCAGAACTCGGCGAGCGGTACGTCTTCATCAATCAGCCCGCCTATATGGCGTACTACCACGACAACAACGATGAGCAGTTCTCCATGCGCGTCGTGGTCGGCTCCAAGGCAAACCAGACCTACTTTTTCCGGGACGAGATCCAGACCGTCGAGTTCAATCCGTACTGGGGCGTGCCGCAGTCGATCATCATCAACGAGATGCTGCCCAAGCTGCGCTCGGACCCGTCCTATCTGGATCGTCTCGGTTACGAAGTGGAAGTCAACGGTCGCGCCGTCTCTTCCACCCAGATCGACTGGAATTCGACGAAGGGCGTTGCCGTGCGCCAGCCGCCGGGCGACGACAATGCGCTCGGCGATCTGAAGATCCTGTTCCCGAATGCGCATGCGATCTACATGCACGACACGCCATCGAAGGGCTACTTCAAGAAGGACATGCGTGCGCTCAGCCATGGCTGCGTGCGGCTGGCCGATCCCCGCCTGATGGCGGCGGCCGTGCTCGGGACGAGCGTCGACGACGTCGCGTCCCAGATCGGCAAGGGACGAAACAAGGCGGTCAGCGTTCCGCAGAAGATACCGGTTTACGTCTCCTATTTCACCGCCTGGCCGAACAAGGACGGCAAGGTCGAGTTTTTCGACGACGTCTACGGACGAGACGCCTACATGCGCAAGGCGATGGAAGCCACGCGTACGGCGCGGCAGGCACAGAGCTGACACCCCCGACGGCTTTCGAGCCTGAAGCAGGTTTGGAACCGGTTACGCGACGGCCCGCTCCGATTTCGGAGCGGGCCGTATTTATTTCAGAAAGTGCGAAGCGGAGCTCAGGCGGCCGCCATCCGGGCAATCAGTGAATCCACAAGATCGGGATGGAGCTCATCAAAGTTGTCGATCACGTGTGTGGGCTCCAGCGTGTTGATGGCCACGTCAGAATAACCGAAAGGTACGCCGATCGACGGTACGCCTGCGTTGCGTGCAACAAGAATGTCGTTGATGCTGTCGCCGACCATGACGGTGCGGGTGGGAACCCCACCGGCAAGGCGGATGGTTTCGAGCAGATGCCCGGCATTGGGCTTGCGAACCTCGAATGTGTCGCCGCCGGTGATGGCGGCAAAGCGCGACGTCAACCCGAGGCCATCGATCAGGCGTCTTGCCAGGCCTTCCATCTTGTTGGTGCAGACGGCGAAGCGGAAGCCTGCGGCTTCCAGTCGATCCAGTGCGGAGACAAGGCCGGGATAGGGGTTGGAGTTGCCGGGCATACCCTCTGCATAATGCTCGACGAAGATCTTCAGCATTCCAGACAGATCATCCTGCGCGAGTTCCTGGCCTCTTAGCGCAAAGGCGCGTTGGATCATCACCTGGCCCCCGTGACCGACGAGATAGGTCAGGTCGGCAAAGGTGACCGGCTCCAGACCGGCGGTAGCGATCGTATGGTTGAGGCTGGAAACGAGATCCGGCGCTGTGTCGACGAGGGTTCCGTCTAGATCAAAGACGACAAGAGGTGCGGTCACGTTCAATCTCTCAGTTGGGGGCTGCTGCGTCTGGAGGTAAGCGATAGTTTGGTCGATTGCAATTGCGATCGGTGGCCTGCGGCGCGCCGAGATAGCCGGCAAAACAGGAGAACCGTCGGAATTTGGCTTTCGTTTGCACCTGATGGCGTGTAAGTGTCACACCGAATATCAGCCGGATGCCGGCCAAAAGGATTTGAGGGAGCGACAGGCGCATGGACGCCCGCGAAATGAAGATCAAGGCGGCCGCAGCCGCGTTGTCCTATGTTGAGGACGGAATGCGCCTCGGGATCGGGACAGGGTCGACCGCCGAGGAATTCGTGCGATTGCTGGCTGAACGGGTGGCGGGTGGTCTATCGGTTGTAGGAGTGCCGACGTCGGAACGAACCGCTCGGCTTTGCGTCGAGTTGGGCGTCCCGCTCATGTCACTCGACGAGCTTCCGGAGCTCGACCTCACGATCGACGGCGCCGACGAGGTGGATGGGCGCTTGCGGCTTATCAAAGGTGGCGGCGGCGCGTTGCTGCGCGAGAAGATTGTCGCTGCCGCTTCCAGTCGGATGATCGTCATCGCCGACGAGACGAAGGTCGTCGAAACGCTTGGTGCTTTCAAGCTGCCGATCGAAGTCAATCCGTTCGGCATGGTCGCGACGCAAATCGCAATCGAACGCACGGCGTCGCGCCTTGATCTATCCGGCGAAATCAATGTTCGTCGTTCGGGTGACGGCACCTTCAAGACCGACGGCGGGCATTACATCCTCGATGCATCTTTTGGCCGTATTCCTGATGCAGAGGCGCTGGCAATCGCATTGAATTCGATTCCCGGCGTCGTCGAGCACGGGTTGTTCATCAACATGGCGTCGATTGCCATCATTGCCGGGCCGGCAGGTGCGCGGACGCTGACAGCGGACAGTTAGACAGGAGCTATGACCACATGACAATCATTGCCGGCCTCGGCCGTACCCTTGCCGCAACGCTCATCGCCTCCGCTGTATTCGCGGGTTCCGCGATGGCACAGGACGCATCCGAAGAACAGATCAAGGCAGCGCGTGCGGCGATGGACTCGCTGAACGCAACCGCGCAGTTCGACGGTATCCTGCCGCAGATCGCCGAGAAGCTGAAAGGCACGCTGATCCAGTCCTCGCCCAACTTCGGCGAAATGATCAACAAGACCGTCGACGAAGAGGCTCTGGCGCTGGCGTCGCGCCGCGCGGATCTGGAGCGCGAGGTCGCCAACATCTACGCAAAGACCTTCTCTCTGGAAGAACTGAAGGCCATCGCGGACTTCTACGGTTCGCCCGCCGGCAAGAAGTTG encodes:
- the rpiA gene encoding ribose-5-phosphate isomerase RpiA, giving the protein MDAREMKIKAAAAALSYVEDGMRLGIGTGSTAEEFVRLLAERVAGGLSVVGVPTSERTARLCVELGVPLMSLDELPELDLTIDGADEVDGRLRLIKGGGGALLREKIVAAASSRMIVIADETKVVETLGAFKLPIEVNPFGMVATQIAIERTASRLDLSGEINVRRSGDGTFKTDGGHYILDASFGRIPDAEALAIALNSIPGVVEHGLFINMASIAIIAGPAGARTLTADS
- a CDS encoding DUF2059 domain-containing protein — encoded protein: MTIIAGLGRTLAATLIASAVFAGSAMAQDASEEQIKAARAAMDSLNATAQFDGILPQIAEKLKGTLIQSSPNFGEMINKTVDEEALALASRRADLEREVANIYAKTFSLEELKAIADFYGSPAGKKLLQSGPLAAREVMKAADIWAAGISRDLAVNSDKKLEAEISAQKKTEGEAPKN
- a CDS encoding HAD family hydrolase, with the translated sequence MTAPLVVFDLDGTLVDTAPDLVSSLNHTIATAGLEPVTFADLTYLVGHGGQVMIQRAFALRGQELAQDDLSGMLKIFVEHYAEGMPGNSNPYPGLVSALDRLEAAGFRFAVCTNKMEGLARRLIDGLGLTSRFAAITGGDTFEVRKPNAGHLLETIRLAGGVPTRTVMVGDSINDILVARNAGVPSIGVPFGYSDVAINTLEPTHVIDNFDELHPDLVDSLIARMAAA
- a CDS encoding murein L,D-transpeptidase yields the protein MTFRKSAALTALLVTCAFVTVDVAPARAEAPNLLQLLFGKRKRQEPVAMPGVGSAMQAMPMIRNEAKPAPLPRVTGPTYYTYKAEPLKPIAMSSLADPVVTGSIDDHGLPPIQRSPEGEIRREFASVSAMAPPESGKAVENYYSHNTALIWVSGSQISERARAALSVLADAETVGLNSQDYAVDVPSVVFDSGNMQARYQELAEFEVDLSAAVATYILDTVRGRINPNRISGYHDFVRKEVNLVAALKNVSRSPDVAAYLTSRAPSGSHFKALVAELKALQADNDATDPVVIAAGTLLKPGESNPELASIVKGVVQHGSDALRTEHAATIAAYQATPDYAPELVALVESFQKERGLKPDGVVGQATIRHLTGGDSVADKIFKVQVAMEQARWLPAELGERYVFINQPAYMAYYHDNNDEQFSMRVVVGSKANQTYFFRDEIQTVEFNPYWGVPQSIIINEMLPKLRSDPSYLDRLGYEVEVNGRAVSSTQIDWNSTKGVAVRQPPGDDNALGDLKILFPNAHAIYMHDTPSKGYFKKDMRALSHGCVRLADPRLMAAAVLGTSVDDVASQIGKGRNKAVSVPQKIPVYVSYFTAWPNKDGKVEFFDDVYGRDAYMRKAMEATRTARQAQS